In Vicinamibacterales bacterium, the genomic stretch CATGCTGGCGTGGATCCGGGCCCCTCTCTGGACGACGTGCGTCCTGCTCGCGGCCAGCGCGGCCTGGGCGCAGGACGACGTGCTGCGCTGGGGCGGCGACGCGGAGGGCGGGGCGCCCTTCGTCGAGGCCGACGCGAGCGACCCGACCGTGATGCGGGGGTTCGACGTCGAGATCGCCCAGCTCCTGGCCGACGCGCTCGGCCGCCGACCCGTCTTCGTCCAGGCGGCGTTCACGGCCCTGGATCAGTCCGTGAAGCGCGGCGACTTCGACGTGGCGCTGAGCGGTCTCGAGGACTCGCCCGCGAAACGGGCGGAACTCGGCGTGAGCGTGCCGTACTACCTGTTCCAGGAGGTGCTCACCGTCAGGGCCGAGGACCGGGACCGCGTGACGTCCCTGGCCGACCTGAAGGGGAAGAAGGTGGCGACGCTGGCGGCCACCCTGGCCTGGGACATCCTCACGGCCGCCCGGGACGCCTACGGCATCGAGCCCGCCTCCTACGACGACGACGTCCACCCGTACACCGACCTGCTGCTCGGCCGCGTGGACGCCGTGCTGCTGGACAACGTCCTGGCTCAGCGTGCCATGGCCCGTACCGAGGGGCTGGCCACGATCGCGCGCCCGGTGGCCAGCGGCTACTACGTCGTGTTGATGGCGAAGGAACGGACGGACCTGCTGGACCGCGTGAACGCCGAGCTGCGCGCGGCCATGCGCGACGGCCGCCTCGAGACGATCTTCAGGAAGTGGAACGTGTGGAACGACGACCAGCCGGCGATGTACGAGCGCGTGCTGGCCGGCGAGGACTCGCTGCTGGAGGCCCCGGGCGGGGGGCGCCCGGCGCGCCCGTCCACATGGGTGCTGACGCTGCGATACCTGCCGGCGCTGGCCAACGCCGCCGTGATCACGCTCGTGCTGTCGTGCGTGTCGATGGCGCTGGCCGTGACGCTGGGATCGGCGATCGCCGTGGGACGGGTCTACGGCCGCGCCGGCACGCGGGCCGTCCTGACCACCTACGTGGAGGTGGTGCGCGGCACGCCCGTGCTCCTGCAGCTCTTCGTCCTGTACTACGGCCTCGCGTCCGTGATCCGCCTGCCGCCGTTCGCGGCGGCCCTCTTCGGGCTGGGCTTGAACTACGCCGCCTACGAGGCCGAGATCTACCGCGCGGCGCTCGAAGCCGTGCCGCGCGGCCAGCTCGAGGCGGCCCGCAC encodes the following:
- a CDS encoding ABC transporter substrate-binding protein/permease; translated protein: MLAWIRAPLWTTCVLLAASAAWAQDDVLRWGGDAEGGAPFVEADASDPTVMRGFDVEIAQLLADALGRRPVFVQAAFTALDQSVKRGDFDVALSGLEDSPAKRAELGVSVPYYLFQEVLTVRAEDRDRVTSLADLKGKKVATLAATLAWDILTAARDAYGIEPASYDDDVHPYTDLLLGRVDAVLLDNVLAQRAMARTEGLATIARPVASGYYVVLMAKERTDLLDRVNAELRAAMRDGRLETIFRKWNVWNDDQPAMYERVLAGEDSLLEAPGGGRPARPSTWVLTLRYLPALANAAVITLVLSCVSMALAVTLGSAIAVGRVYGRAGTRAVLTTYVEVVRGTPVLLQLFVLYYGLASVIRLPPFAAALFGLGLNYAAYEAEIYRAALEAVPRGQLEAARTLGLGTWQTLRLVRGPLAFRYALAPMTNDFVALLKDSSLVSVLTVVELTKQTQIFAANLGTWAIPGLLCAAMYLLMSWPLARLAARLERRWAAPAL